From the genome of Bacteroidota bacterium:
AAGCGTGCAGTTGGAACAATATTCCCAGTAATCATTCAACGGATTTTTGCTCAAGTCCAAACAACCCGTGCCGATGTATCCGCAGTTGCCGACAGAAAAACCTACGGCATCCATTCTCGGACCTCCGCCAAAACTTGGTCGCTGCGTCCACGAATCAGTTCCGGGATTATATTCCCAAAAATCTTTGCAGGATGGATTTGAAATTCCTCCATCGTATCCTGTGCCGAGATAGCCCAACCCTCCTACGGAAAAACCTACCGCTTCTCTTCTTTTTGTTCCGGCAAAATTTGCTTTCTGTGTCCATGTATCATTGGAAGGATTGTATTCCCAGAAATCATTTGTATTACCAACTTGGTCTTCTCCCGTTCCAATATATCCTTTGTTCAAAATAAAAAAACCAACAGAGTAACATCTTGCGGTTCCTCCAAAGTTTGCTTTCTGCGTCCAAGTGTCCGTTGAAGGGTCATACTGCCAGAAATCTTTTGCATAGTTGGTTGTAAATCCTGTTCCGATGTATCCGTAATTGCCAACAGAAAATCCAACCGCATAATCTCTCAAACCTCCTCCCACATTTGCTTTCTGCGTCCATGTATTTGTTGATTGATCCCATTCCCAAAAATCGTTCATCTTGCCGGGACCGCCAACCCCTGTTCCGATATATCCTTTCGTTCCGATGGAAAATCCAACGGCTCCACGCCTTCCAAAGCCGCCCATACTTGCTTTTTGCGTCCAGATATTTGTTGACTTATCCCATTCCCACAAATCGTTATGGTCGGTTCCGCCACCATAACCGGTTCCGATGTATCCGTAATTACCTATAGAAAATCCAACTGCGTGTACCCGCGAAGCAGGAAAATTTGCTTTGGGGTTCCAGTTGGGTTGAGCGGATAAAAAAGTTAATGAAGTAAAAAACAGAATAAGAAATGGAGTTAAGCGCACAAAAAATTTCTTCTTATGAAAATTTGTTTCTATTTCAGAATATTCATTCTGCTTTGGTTTTATTTCTTTGAACCATTTGCTTTTATGCCTTGCAGATTTATCTTTTTTACGGGAAGAATTTTTCGTCTTTGCTTTCATAATAAAATATTTTATGGAACAAATTTCGTTCATCGGCAGAAACAATACAAACCAATTTTAATTTATTCTTTGGAGTCAGAAATGATGTATCTTAGTGCGGTAAATCAAATAATCATTTATGCCCAAACAAGGAACCAATGATTTATTCCGGTTAATTCATTCTATGGATGGGGCTGAGAAATCATATTTTAAAAAGTTCGCGAAAAGGCATGTTATCGGGGATGAAAATAAGTATGTGAGGCTTTTTGACGCGATTGAAGTGCAAAAAGAATATGATGAACAAAAACTTTTGAAAGAAGAAAAATATGTAAGACAATTACCCTATTTGAAAAATTATCTTTTCAATCTCATAATGCAATCGCTGAATAATTATCATTCGCAATCATCAGCCGACAGCATTCTGCGCCATCAAATCAGCCAGATTGAAATTCTTCAGCGAAAAGGATTATTTGATGTGGCGGGTAAGCAAATTCGCAAAGCAAAAAATTTTGCAAGGGAACTTGAACTTCATCATCACAATGTGCAGTTGAATAATCTTGAATATAAAATCGCATGGCGGCAATTCAATTACGAAGGTCTTGAAAAAATAATGAAGGAAGAGAAGGAACATCTTTTTCATCAGGAGAAATCAAAATCGCTCAGGGATTTGTTGTACCGACTCATCGTTCGTTACAACAAAACCGGCACCAGCCGAAGCAAAAAAGATTTTGAGGAAATAGAAAAACTTATCAAGCATCCTTTGCTGAAGCAATCTCCTGATGAACTTCCTTTTGAAGCGAGAAAAACTTTTTTTCATATCAACTTTGTATATTTTATTTCAAAGGGAGATTATGAAAATGCCTATACATACGCAAAAAAGAAAATAAATTTATTTCTCTCGCATCCGAATAGAAAAAAATATAATGCGGATGCTTACTTATCAAGTTTGAATGATTTGTTCAATACGCTCTACGAACTGAAAAGATATGATGAGATGAAAAAATATCTTGATGATTTATCGCGCTTTCAGCCGGAAATAAAAACCATTGATGAAAAAGTGAAAGCGTTTCATTATTCCGGAGTGCATCACCTTAATTTCTATAACAACACAGGACGATTTGATGAAGGTGCAAAAAAATCAAAAAATATTTTGAACGAACTTTCTTACTATGAAACTAAATTAAACTCCCTGCAAAAATGTATTCTCCACACCAATATGGCGATTGCGTTTTTTGGAAACGAAGAATATAAAACATGCCTCAAACTTCTAAATAAAATCAGCATATACACCAAATCAAAAACAAGAGCGGATTTAGAAAGTTTTCTGAAAATTTTTTATGTGCTGGTACATTATGAAATTCACAATGAGGACTTGCTCCCCTATCTTGCAAAATCAAATTACCGAACGCTCTTCAGGCAAAAAAGATTATTCCGTTTTGAAACGCTTATGTTAAAATTTTTCGAGAGAATTTTGCCGAAGATAAACATGACGGATAAAAAAGAATTAAGAAAAGCATTTCAAATTTTAAAAACGGAAGTAGAAAAACTTTCCAGCGACCTGCACGAAAAAAATATTCTGGATGATTTTGATTTTATATCGTGGATTGAAAGTAAAATTGAGAATAAATCTTTTGCCGAAACAGTGAAGAAAAAAAAGTAAAATTATTTACAACTCATTGGGTTAAAATATTTATTCATCTGATTGCCTTGCCCCACAATTTCATACATTCGTGAAAAAACAACTTTTCATTATTTCTGTTTTTTTCAAATTTAATTTCATATTCCAAGTTCCTAATGAATCCCAATCCTATGCTAAAGGAAAAAACAAGAAGTACAATGAACTCGTATCTTTACCGATATTTTTCTTAGATGAATATCGCCAAACTTATTAAGCAAGGTGAAGGTGAAACGCTTGAGTTCAAACAGAACTTTGACAGGGAAGGCGTTTTCATTTCTGCCGGGGCGATGGCAAATCGTAACGGAGGAAAAATACTTATTGGTGTAACAAATAAGGGCGCGGCAAGTGGAATTACTATCGGCAAGGAAACTTTAAAAGATTGGGCGAATCAGATTTCACAAGGGACAGATCCCAAAATAATAGTTGATATAGGTGCTTATAAGGCAGGTGAAAAAACAGTAGTTGTTATTGAAGTGCCGAATTCCAACGTGAAACCTGTTTCAGTGGGCGGAAAATATTATTTGAGAGTAGCTAACAGCAATAGAAATTTACCGCTGCACAAGTTGAATGAAATATACATGGGTTCGGTTGGCATGAGTTGGGATGCCATGCCTGCACATAAAGCATTGATGAGAGATATCAGCATGAAGAAAGTAAAACTCTACATGGAGAGAAGCCTTGCTTCAGGAAGGCGTAAATTTTCAGACCCTCCTCTTCAAGTGCTAAAGAAATTAGGATTTATTGTCGATGATAGACCGACTTGGTCTGCGATTCTTCTTTTCGGTAATGAACCGAATAAATTTGTAAAGCATGCGAGGGTACACTGCGGAAGAATTAAAGGCGAATCAAAAATCATAGATGATAATTACATTGAAGGAGATATTTTTGAACAGATAAATAAAACCATATCAGTTATTGAGCGCAACATAAATGTTGAATTTGTAATTACAGGAAAGAAAGCTCAGCGCGATGAAGTATGGGAGTATCCGCTTGATGCGTTAAGAGAATCTGTGATAAATGCAATTTGCCACCGCGATTATATGGACACAAACGACATTCTCATAAAAATATATGATGATAGAATTTCAATATGGAATCCCGGAGGATTGCCTTTTGGAATGACGATGGATATGTTTAAAAATCCTGATCATCCATCCAAACCCCGCAATAAAAATATTGCTCAAGCTCTTTATGACATCGCAGATATTGAACGCTATGGAACAGGAGTAAAACGGATTCTTGACGCTTGCAGAAAAGCGGGGTTACCTAATCCTGTATTCGAAGAAATGGGAGAAGGTTTTCATGTACTATTCCGTAAACCTGAAAGTGAAAAATTAAAATTAGCGGGAGAAAGAGAAGAGATTTATCATGTGTTAACAGCAAGACAAAAAGAAATAATGCAACATGTAAAACTGCATGGCAAAATTACTTTATCAGAATGCGTAAAACTTATACCCGGTGTTTCCGAAAAAACCCTTTACAGAGATTTGCAAAACTTAGTTAGCCGGAAAATATTACAACCAGTTGGAGAAAAACGTGGAACGCGGTATATTCTCACTCAAAAGCGCTTAAAATGATAACGGACATTATCGGACATTATCGGACATTTATCGGACATAGTTCCATCCCAGTTGATATTTCCGTAATATATTTCAACGCCTGAAACAGAAAATGTTTCCGTCCATTTTTTTATTTTTATTTCGAGTTCCTTGAAAAACATTTTGAAGGCAAGTTGGATGGATTAATTTAAAAGTGGGAAGTGGGGAATGGAGTGGGGAAAATGTCAAGCATTACAACCAAATGCATACATTTGCTTTGGTTTTTTGAAAAATAATCGGCATTTAGAGAAGGCGCACGGACTGAAAATCCGTGTGTCACTGGTTCAACTCCAGTAGATGCCACAGAATTCACCCCAGAACTCAAACATTTTTCCGAACACTGAAACGGAGTGGGGAAACAAGTGGGGAATGGAGTGGGGAAATTTCAGGATGCCTTTCCGAATACGCTGAAATCCTGCGCAACTTTTCCAATTACTTTTTTATCGAAGTAATGGTCCTCCAAAACTTTTAATGCGCTGTGTCCGGTGATAATCCTTGCGTTCTCCGCGCCAATTCTTGCAGCAAGTGCGCTGGCGTGAGTTTTACGGAGGGATTTGAAAGTTTTATTGATACCGATTTGCTTTGCGTAATGCCCGAATGCTCTCCATAAATGCCGAGCCATTGTGTCACGTTTCATTTTTTCCGAATCAGCTATAATATATTTTTCTGTTTTTTTGTTTTCATCATAACCCAACTTCAATAAAAGTTTCTTCATTTCGGCAGTAATCGGAATTGAAACATATTTTTTTGAATCTCCCTGAAGATTTTTAATTTTATTCACCTTAATATCTTCCGATTTTATGAAAGTCATTTCCTCTTTTTCTTCTGTGATGGAAGAAAAACGCAGGTGAAAAATTTCAGCGGCTCTTCTTCCGCTGAATATGGAAAGCAGAATTGCATCCCTGAGCCAGGGTTTCCAAAGTGATTCGATTACGATGGATTGCGATGCAATGCGATGCATTACGGTGCGGGACAAAAAGAATGTGATAGCTATATGGATGCAGTATGAAGCATGCATCAAAGGAACATGAAGGGTGCATCAAGGGTGCAGGAAAGGAACATATAGGGTTTTGATGGGTACATCTATGCAAGCAAAAAAAATTCGTGAAAA
Proteins encoded in this window:
- a CDS encoding putative DNA binding domain-containing protein translates to MNIAKLIKQGEGETLEFKQNFDREGVFISAGAMANRNGGKILIGVTNKGAASGITIGKETLKDWANQISQGTDPKIIVDIGAYKAGEKTVVVIEVPNSNVKPVSVGGKYYLRVANSNRNLPLHKLNEIYMGSVGMSWDAMPAHKALMRDISMKKVKLYMERSLASGRRKFSDPPLQVLKKLGFIVDDRPTWSAILLFGNEPNKFVKHARVHCGRIKGESKIIDDNYIEGDIFEQINKTISVIERNINVEFVITGKKAQRDEVWEYPLDALRESVINAICHRDYMDTNDILIKIYDDRISIWNPGGLPFGMTMDMFKNPDHPSKPRNKNIAQALYDIADIERYGTGVKRILDACRKAGLPNPVFEEMGEGFHVLFRKPESEKLKLAGEREEIYHVLTARQKEIMQHVKLHGKITLSECVKLIPGVSEKTLYRDLQNLVSRKILQPVGEKRGTRYILTQKRLK
- a CDS encoding tyrosine-type recombinase/integrase; translated protein: MHRIASQSIVIESLWKPWLRDAILLSIFSGRRAAEIFHLRFSSITEEKEEMTFIKSEDIKVNKIKNLQGDSKKYVSIPITAEMKKLLLKLGYDENKKTEKYIIADSEKMKRDTMARHLWRAFGHYAKQIGINKTFKSLRKTHASALAARIGAENARIITGHSALKVLEDHYFDKKVIGKVAQDFSVFGKAS